In one Rhodococcus sp. B50 genomic region, the following are encoded:
- a CDS encoding HPr family phosphocarrier protein, giving the protein MPSTTVAVGSSIGLHARPAGIIAEAVVAAGVPVTLAVDGGEPVDAGSALMIMTLGAGQGTQVTVSCDDDAVLAQVVELVAADLDA; this is encoded by the coding sequence ATGCCCAGCACCACGGTCGCCGTCGGTTCGTCCATCGGCCTTCATGCCCGTCCCGCAGGGATCATCGCCGAGGCCGTGGTCGCGGCCGGCGTCCCCGTCACTCTCGCAGTGGACGGTGGGGAGCCCGTCGACGCGGGTTCGGCCCTGATGATCATGACGCTCGGCGCGGGACAGGGCACGCAGGTGACGGTCTCCTGCGACGACGACGCGGTCCTCGCGCAGGTCGTCGAGCTGGTGGCCGCGGATCTCGACGCCTGA
- the hflX gene encoding GTPase HflX, with product MTNTQRTHRATPDDSTSTAYDAPGGWTAEDPSVGEMQLEDRSALRRVAGLSTELEDITEVEYRQLRLERVVLVGVWTGGTAAQAEASLAELAALAETAGSEVLEGLVQRRDRPDASTYIGSGKADELRQIVLATGADTVICDGELTPAQLTALEKVVKVKVIDRTALILDIFAQHATSREGKAQVSLAQMEYMLPRLRGWGESMSRQAGGRAGSNGGVGLRGPGETKIETDRRRIRERMAKLRREIKAMKAARDTKRTRRLRNRIPSVAIVGYTNAGKSSLLNKLTGSGVLVQNALFATLDPTTRRSALPDGREYVLTDTVGFVRHLPTQLVEAFRSTLEEVADADVLLHVVDGSDPMPTEQIKAVREVVTEVLRESDAPPPPELIVVNKIDAADPVTLTQLRGAIPGAVFVSAHTGEGVDELQAQLAALLEDPDVEVKLLLPYTRGDLLARIHSDGQILSSEHEVDGTRVHAKVPAALASALVDFAA from the coding sequence ATGACGAACACACAGCGCACGCACCGCGCAACCCCAGATGACAGCACTTCGACCGCGTACGACGCACCCGGAGGCTGGACCGCCGAGGATCCGTCCGTCGGCGAGATGCAACTCGAAGACCGCAGTGCGTTGCGGCGTGTGGCCGGTCTGTCCACGGAACTCGAGGACATCACCGAAGTCGAATACCGTCAGCTCCGACTCGAGCGCGTCGTGCTCGTCGGTGTCTGGACCGGCGGAACGGCCGCCCAGGCGGAAGCGAGCCTGGCCGAGCTCGCCGCGCTCGCCGAGACCGCGGGCTCGGAGGTTCTCGAAGGTCTGGTCCAGCGTCGCGACCGGCCCGACGCCTCCACCTACATCGGTTCGGGCAAGGCCGACGAGCTGCGGCAGATCGTGCTGGCCACCGGCGCCGACACGGTGATCTGCGACGGCGAGCTCACTCCCGCCCAGCTCACGGCGCTGGAGAAGGTCGTCAAGGTCAAGGTCATCGACCGGACCGCGCTGATCCTCGACATCTTCGCGCAGCACGCGACCTCCCGGGAAGGTAAGGCGCAGGTCTCCCTCGCACAGATGGAGTACATGCTTCCGCGTCTGCGCGGCTGGGGCGAGTCGATGTCGCGGCAGGCCGGTGGTCGCGCCGGTAGCAACGGTGGTGTGGGTCTGCGTGGTCCCGGTGAGACGAAGATCGAGACCGACCGTCGCCGGATCCGCGAGCGGATGGCCAAACTTCGCCGCGAGATCAAGGCGATGAAGGCCGCGCGCGACACCAAGCGCACGCGACGCCTGCGCAACCGGATCCCGTCCGTCGCGATCGTCGGGTACACCAACGCAGGCAAGTCGAGCCTGCTCAACAAGCTCACCGGCTCCGGTGTCCTGGTGCAGAACGCGCTGTTCGCGACCCTCGACCCCACGACCCGCCGGTCCGCGCTGCCCGATGGACGCGAGTACGTGCTCACCGACACCGTCGGTTTCGTCCGGCACCTGCCGACCCAGTTGGTCGAGGCGTTCCGGTCGACCCTCGAGGAGGTCGCCGACGCCGACGTGCTGCTCCACGTCGTCGACGGTTCCGACCCGATGCCCACCGAGCAGATCAAGGCGGTACGCGAGGTCGTCACCGAGGTGCTGCGCGAATCGGACGCACCGCCGCCGCCCGAACTGATCGTCGTCAACAAGATCGACGCCGCCGATCCGGTCACCCTGACCCAGTTGCGCGGCGCGATCCCCGGCGCGGTGTTCGTTTCCGCGCACACCGGGGAAGGCGTCGACGAACTACAGGCCCAGCTGGCTGCCCTGCTCGAGGATCCCGACGTCGAGGTGAAGCTGCTCCTGCCGTACACCCGCGGCGACCTGCTCGCGCGCATCCATTCCGACGGTCAGATCCTGTCGTCCGAGCACGAGGTGGACGGCACGCGGGTTCATGCGAAGGTGCCGGCCGCGCTGGCGTCGGCATTGGTCGACTTCGCGGCCTGA
- the dapF gene encoding diaminopimelate epimerase: MEFSKGHGTENDFVILPDPDARLDLDADRIAALCDRRRGLGADGVLRVARAGALVSAGVLGELPEGTGADDWFMDYRNGDGSIAEMCGNGVRVFAHYLTARELESRREFVVGSRAGGKPVRVHETGPVRGEVTVDMGTVRSLGESAATIDGRVYPGIGIDVGNPHLACVDPHLSEASLAGLDLTSPGFDPGFFPHGVNIEFLTPIAAGTVHMRVHERGVGETRSCGTGTVAAAAAALRFDGASEGVVQVRIPGGSVEVRIEDGRAWLRGPSVLVATGQLDDSWWSAPY, encoded by the coding sequence ATGGAGTTCAGCAAAGGGCACGGAACCGAGAACGACTTCGTGATCCTTCCCGATCCCGACGCCCGCCTGGACCTCGATGCCGACCGGATCGCCGCCCTGTGCGACCGGCGGCGCGGACTCGGTGCCGACGGGGTGCTGCGGGTGGCGCGGGCCGGTGCGCTGGTCTCGGCCGGGGTGCTCGGCGAACTGCCGGAGGGCACCGGCGCGGACGACTGGTTCATGGACTACCGCAACGGCGACGGATCCATCGCCGAGATGTGTGGCAACGGGGTGCGGGTGTTCGCGCACTATCTCACCGCGCGCGAGCTCGAGAGCCGCCGCGAGTTCGTCGTCGGCAGCCGCGCGGGCGGCAAGCCCGTCCGGGTACACGAGACCGGGCCGGTTCGCGGTGAGGTGACCGTCGACATGGGTACGGTGCGCAGCCTGGGCGAGTCGGCGGCGACCATCGACGGGCGCGTCTATCCGGGCATCGGCATCGACGTCGGCAATCCCCACCTGGCATGCGTCGACCCGCACCTGAGCGAGGCGAGCCTGGCCGGTCTCGACCTCACCTCGCCCGGCTTCGACCCGGGATTCTTCCCCCACGGGGTCAACATCGAGTTCCTGACTCCGATCGCGGCCGGGACCGTCCACATGCGGGTCCACGAACGCGGAGTGGGGGAGACCCGCTCCTGCGGCACCGGCACGGTCGCTGCGGCCGCGGCAGCACTGCGCTTCGACGGTGCCTCCGAGGGCGTGGTGCAGGTGCGGATCCCCGGTGGTTCGGTCGAGGTGCGGATCGAGGACGGACGGGCCTGGCTCCGCGGGCCGTCGGTGCTGGTCGCGACGGGTCAGCTCGACGACAGCTGGTGGTCGGCGCCGTACTGA
- the miaA gene encoding tRNA (adenosine(37)-N6)-dimethylallyltransferase MiaA, with protein MSAGRTGPADALVPIAVVGPTATGKSDLGVDLAEALGGEIVNIDAMQQYRGMDIGTAKLSPDERRGIPHHQLDVLDVTETATVARYQQAAITDVEAILGRGRVPVVVGGSMMYVQALFDEWQFPATDPQVRAKWEALLETEGLAAVHRALQRADPAAAATILPTDGRRMVRALEVVELTGQPFAASQPTIGEPRWGTVILGVDRATAELDDRIARRTDLMFERGLVDEVHGLVEVGLREGVTARRAIGYAQVLAYIDGEYDLAHARERTFIGTRRYVRRQRSWFRRDPRIHWLDGAEPDVRETALRVVRDARTSPASPAR; from the coding sequence GTGAGCGCAGGAAGAACCGGCCCTGCCGACGCGCTCGTCCCGATCGCGGTGGTGGGCCCCACGGCCACGGGCAAGTCCGATCTCGGAGTGGACCTCGCCGAGGCGCTCGGCGGCGAGATCGTCAACATCGACGCGATGCAGCAGTACCGCGGCATGGACATCGGGACGGCGAAGCTCTCGCCGGACGAGCGTCGCGGCATTCCGCACCACCAGCTCGACGTCCTCGACGTCACCGAGACTGCGACGGTCGCGCGGTACCAGCAGGCTGCGATCACCGATGTCGAAGCGATCCTCGGGCGCGGTCGTGTCCCGGTCGTCGTCGGCGGATCGATGATGTACGTGCAGGCGCTGTTCGACGAATGGCAGTTCCCGGCGACGGATCCGCAGGTACGGGCGAAATGGGAGGCGCTGCTCGAAACCGAGGGTCTCGCCGCGGTCCACCGGGCGCTGCAACGCGCCGATCCCGCCGCCGCGGCGACGATCCTGCCCACCGACGGCCGACGGATGGTCCGGGCGCTCGAGGTCGTCGAACTGACCGGGCAACCGTTCGCGGCGTCGCAGCCGACGATCGGCGAGCCTCGCTGGGGCACCGTGATCCTGGGCGTCGACCGCGCCACCGCCGAGCTCGACGACCGCATCGCCCGGCGCACCGATCTGATGTTCGAACGCGGCCTCGTCGACGAGGTTCACGGACTCGTCGAGGTCGGACTGCGCGAGGGGGTCACCGCGCGACGCGCGATCGGCTACGCGCAGGTCCTCGCGTACATCGACGGGGAGTACGACCTCGCCCACGCCCGCGAGCGGACGTTCATCGGGACCCGGCGATACGTGCGACGGCAGCGCTCGTGGTTCCGCCGAGATCCGCGCATCCACTGGCTCGACGGCGCCGAGCCCGACGTGCGCGAGACGGCCCTGCGGGTGGTACGGGACGCACGGACATCACCGGCCTCACCAGCCCGATAA
- a CDS encoding DUF349 domain-containing protein, which translates to MSDPNAQDRTGESTQERTPRPGPAAPRAHAATPGPAARGGDGSAAAPPKPHPVAAQTHPHVPTLPASDPSLFGRVDEDGTAWVRTSEGERCIGSWQAGDAAEGLAHFGRRYDDLATEVAILETRLTSGTADVKKTRAAAETLAESLPTAAVIGDLDALATRLTAIIEHSEEAAALAKQEKEKRRAESTARKETLAAEAETIAAESTQWKAAGDRLREILEEWKTIRGVDRKIDDVLWRRYSKAREAFNRRRGAHFAELDRERAAAKNRKEELVARAEELQNSTDWGATAAAFRDLLAEWKAAGRAPKDADDQLWKRFKGAQDVFFAARNAANAERDAEFEENARAKEELLEAASSIDPAADLEGARARLRELQDQWEAIGKVPRERMHDLEGRLRAVEKKVREAADSEWRRTDPEALARAAQFRERVRQFEEQAAKATAAGRAKEAEKALAQAAQWREWADAAEGAVGER; encoded by the coding sequence ATGAGCGACCCGAACGCACAGGACCGAACCGGCGAGTCGACCCAGGAGCGGACCCCGCGTCCCGGCCCCGCCGCCCCCCGAGCTCACGCTGCGACCCCCGGCCCCGCTGCCCGAGGCGGGGATGGTTCCGCCGCGGCACCCCCGAAGCCGCATCCGGTGGCGGCCCAGACGCACCCCCACGTCCCGACACTGCCCGCAAGCGATCCGAGTCTGTTCGGACGCGTCGACGAGGACGGCACCGCGTGGGTCCGCACGAGCGAGGGCGAGCGGTGCATCGGATCGTGGCAGGCAGGCGACGCCGCCGAGGGCCTCGCGCATTTCGGACGCCGCTACGACGATCTCGCCACCGAGGTGGCGATCCTCGAGACCCGGTTGACGTCCGGCACCGCCGACGTGAAGAAGACCCGCGCAGCCGCCGAGACTCTCGCCGAATCGCTCCCCACGGCTGCGGTCATCGGCGACCTCGACGCACTCGCCACCCGGCTCACCGCGATCATCGAGCACTCCGAAGAGGCTGCGGCCCTCGCCAAGCAGGAGAAGGAGAAGCGACGCGCCGAGAGTACGGCTCGCAAGGAGACCCTCGCAGCCGAGGCCGAGACGATCGCCGCCGAGTCCACCCAGTGGAAGGCCGCAGGCGACCGGCTGCGCGAGATCCTCGAGGAGTGGAAGACCATCCGCGGTGTCGACCGCAAGATCGACGACGTGTTGTGGCGTCGTTACTCCAAGGCACGTGAGGCGTTCAACCGGCGTCGCGGAGCCCATTTCGCCGAACTCGATCGCGAGCGTGCCGCGGCGAAGAACCGCAAGGAGGAGCTCGTCGCTCGGGCGGAGGAACTGCAGAACTCCACCGACTGGGGCGCCACCGCTGCGGCCTTCCGCGACCTGCTCGCCGAGTGGAAGGCGGCCGGCCGCGCCCCGAAGGACGCCGACGACCAGCTGTGGAAGCGGTTCAAGGGCGCCCAGGACGTCTTCTTCGCCGCGCGCAACGCCGCGAATGCCGAGCGGGACGCCGAGTTCGAGGAGAACGCCCGCGCCAAGGAAGAGCTTCTCGAAGCGGCCTCGTCGATCGACCCGGCGGCCGATCTCGAGGGTGCCCGGGCCCGCCTGCGCGAGTTGCAGGACCAGTGGGAGGCGATCGGCAAGGTTCCGCGCGAGCGCATGCACGATCTCGAGGGCCGCCTGCGGGCCGTCGAGAAGAAGGTGCGTGAGGCCGCCGATTCCGAGTGGCGGCGCACCGATCCCGAGGCGCTCGCCCGTGCGGCCCAGTTCCGGGAGCGGGTGCGTCAGTTCGAGGAGCAGGCCGCCAAGGCGACCGCGGCGGGCCGGGCGAAGGAGGCCGAGAAGGCCCTCGCGCAGGCTGCGCAGTGGCGTGAGTGGGCCGACGCGGCGGAAGGCGCCGTCGGCGAGCGCTGA